The DNA region TGCCCAGCGCCGTGGCCACACGGCTTTTGCACGTCTCCAAGGACGCAGGCTCCACAACCTCCCGGGCCAACTTGTGCCAGGGCTCGTTCACCCTCACAGTGGAAAAAGGGCTTTGGGATGTTGAGGCGGAGCCTCCCGTCTTTCAGCTGGTGCccattgtctcttgtcctgGCACTGGACAcctctgaaaagagcctggctccatcttcttgatGCCTTCCCTTCAGCCATGGGTGCACACTGACGAgacactccccccaccccaccccgagCCTCCTCAGCGCCAAGAGGAACAGTCCCATCTCTCTGAGGCTCTCCCCAGAGGACACGTGCTCCCTGTCCCTTCGGCAGCTGTGTGCGGcactttgctggactctctccagtagccCCACATCTCTCCcgtgctggggagcccagcactggacacagcagCCCAGGGGTGGCCTCGCCAGCGCCGAGTGGAGGCCAAGgatcccctccctccacctcctccgcatgcagcccaggacaccgCCGGCTGCCTTTGCCCCAACGCACGTTGCCGGCTCATGCTCAGCTTGGcgtccaccagcacccccagggccTTTCCTGacaagctgctctccagcaatCGACGGCCATTTCCCGGGCACGGGGTTTAACGCTggctctcctccagcctcctctgtgcagACGCCCGGAGATGCTGCCCTGCTTCTGCGGAGCAGCGGGACCTGGCGGAGCTGCTGCCGCTCCCGGGCTGAGAAGACCGGGCAAGGGAGCACTGCCAGCGCCTGTCCTGCCTTctgccctttccccagctcctgcaaGGCCCACCAAAGGGctctctctcccctgcctgctgcctgcatcctccctctcccaccaccacccaccctcCCCTTGCCCAGGCATCCAAGGACCACTATTTGCCCTCCCACAGCTGCCGGGAACCCACCCACGGGGTCCTCCCAACATGGCACATGGAGGGAGGGGGACATGACTTGAATGCAGGAAACCTTTATTGTgcccagaggagcaggagagacTGTCAGAGAGACGGTGGGCAGGACCCAGAGAGGCCGGTCGCCACGTGTtgggggaagcagagggatCTTCTCCAGGGCATCGCCTCTCGCTCCAGATGCCCCCTTGGCGCGGCATGCCAGATCCCGAGGACTTGGCCCATCAGCCTCGCAGGGCCTTTCGGGtccacctcctgccccatccgACAGCTGGGacgagaggggaggggaggggaggagagcagagggcaggagaagagggcagggaagggctgagggTGGGTGGCACTGCCGGCTGCCCAGGCGTTGGCTGGGGCTGGCGATGCTCAGCTCTCCTCAGTGCCCCGTGCCcgccagctcagccctgcttgggtggtggtgttggcgtttgggctgggggcagcgcctggggctgagctgggtcTAGCAGGGCCCACAGGTGTCCCACAGCTTCTTGCTGTAGCGGGGCAAGGCACAAGGGCTGCAGGCGGGAGAAGCGTAGGGTCTGCCAAAGGTGCAGAGGCCCCCCGAGCCCAGGGTGGCGCCGGCGCCGTAGaggcctcccagccccaggttGCCCCCAAAGGCGGGTGCTCCGGAGGAGCCCACCACGGcttgctgggggaaggagctgaggatggggccgggGAAGGTGACGACGACGGGGGGCGGCTGGATGAAGGCCGTCGAGTCGGGGCACTGCCGGGCGCACAGCTCGTTGCAGCTCTCAGCGATGGGCTGGGGGACGGCGACGCCGGTTTTCGGTGGGCACAGGTCGTAGCAAGACATCTTTGCGCAGGATCGGACGGTGCTCTGCAAGAAGGCAGAGATTGCAAGAGAGCAGCAGAGGCGAGCGCCCGaggcggaggggccggggccggagcaGGGGGCCGGGAGGAGAAACGCTCACAGACTTACCCTGTTCCCAGAGGCAAAGGTGGCCAGAGCAGTGCTTGGGGGAgcctggcagaggcagagcttTTATAGCAGCCCCGCCATTGCTCAGCACCACCTGGGCCAGTCTGCAGAGGCGGCACTCCCTCCTGCCAATGATGATGGGGCtgtccagctcctgcccctcccTGAGTCAGCATCCCCTCGCCAGGCCAGCACCTGCCACTTCCGAggctttcctcccctttctggTTCGAGGGCTAAATGATAGCAGGCATCTCCCTGCTGGGGTCTGCGCACAGCAGGAGAGggctgtgcttctgcagctcCCCGCTGCCTGCCTCGTGCTCTGCCCGGGGAAGACATGTCTGCCCCGTGCCcgcagccaggctctgctgggaggagagacaCCGCGAGCGCCGGCGGGGCCGAGCCAGCCGGGGGCTGCTGCGGTCATGCCACCAGGCAGAGTTCccatctccccagcaccccaagggCAGCCCCGGCCCAGCACCGTCCCCCAGCAATGGGGCTCCCGGGACACTtgcgaggggctgggggagggctgGCACGAGCCTGTGCCGTGCGGGCCCAGGTGGGGTCTGTGCTCCTTGCACCATGCACCTCAGGGAAGAGCACGAGGGGGTTTTCTCCCCCAGAATTGCAGAGGTCGATGGCTAACGCCTTCAGGTGGATGGAGACCGGCTCCTTTGGGCTGCTGAGTGATGCATCGTGCTGAGCAGGCAGTGCCCGAGAGGAGTGCCTTTGATTTGGCATTTCGTAACCTCGCGCCTCTGCGGATAATAGCCACACGGCGCACGTCACGCGGTCACTGGCATGCGGGAGGCCTTTGCAAGGCCGCCTTCCTGGCCAGCACCAGGACCCTGGTCTTCCCTGTGgctctgcaaagaaagcaagggGCCGCCCCGAGCCCGAGCCCTTGGGCAAGTGCTATGGCACGCAGGGCGCTCGCAGTCAGCCTTTGTCACGCTGCATGCCCTCTTACACACCGAGATAATGAAAAGACAGCTGGGCTCATTCGGCCCGTGAGGTGGCAGCTGGCAAGCATCCAAGCGGGGTAATTGCAGGGGCTGATAGAGCAGGTTGGGGCTGGAGAGGAAACAGCATCAGCAAAACAGCCCCATGCCacgcagggaggaggcaggggctcGGCCGCTGCGGGCCACGTGCCCCCAGCGCGGCCAGCTCCTCCCCGCACTCGCCAGCCCGGCATAAAAGCGCTGCCCTCGGCAAGCGCTGGCATCCGCCGCTCCTGCCTCGCTCTGCTCAGGAACAGGGTAGGTGGGTGCCTGCAGCTCTCGGCCTCCTCTGGCAGGGGCTGGCGTGGGGACTCCGTGGCCAGGAGAGCACTGCTGGCCATGGGCGTGCTGGCAGCAGGCTTGGAGGGCCAGGGCGGGCTGAGTggcggagggaggaggaaggagccccGTGGCCCAGACGCGCAGAGCCAGGCCTCGCACAGGCTCTCGGGGAGGGCTTGCGTGCCCTCTGTGTGCAGAGAGGGCAAGGCAAGGGGTGCGGAGAGCAGGGCGCTGaggggggctggctgggcaAAGAGCAAGCGGCAGGCAGTGCGGGCAAGGTggcggctccggcccctccagctccagggcagccctgggaaCAGGGCACTGCTCGGCCACGGGATCTCCTCCTCGCTCATGACACCTGTCCTTGGCTCCCGCGTGTTTCAGGCTCAGCTCTCTCGCACAAAGATGTCTTGCTACGACCTGTGCCCACCGAAAACCGGCGTCGCCGTCCCCCAGCCCATCGCTGAGAGCTGCAACGAGCTGTGCGCCCGGCAGTGCCCCGACTCGACGGCCTTCATCCAGCCGCCCCCCGTCGTCGTCACCTTCcccggccccatcctcagctccttcccccagcaagCCGTGGTGGGCTCCTCCGGAGCACCCGCCTTTGGGGGCaacctggggctgggaggcctCTACGGCGCCGGCGCCACCCTGGGCTCGGGGGGCCTCTGCACCTTTGGCAGACCCTACGCTTCTCCCGCCTGCAGCCCTTGTGCCTTGCCCCGCTACAGCAAGAAGCTGTGGGACACCTGTGGGCCCTGCTAGAcccagccccagagcccccagAGCCCCTGGGCCTCCTCAGCCTCacacctcctctcctttctcccctccgtcccctctCTCCATCTTGcctctcctccttgctcctgcccATGCCCAGGTGCATGGTGCAACTCCACCATCGTCCCACAGGGCACTTGCTTGTCTCCACAACAGCCACCGCCTGGGAGAAGCCTGAAGGAACACCTCTCTTGAAGCCCGGGGTGACaacctgcctgcctctgccttgtGTGTCTTTCTGCAGTGGGTGCTTTCCTGCACTGCAATAAAGCAAGCCTGCATCCAACAcctgcctctctgcctttcctttcaaGGCCTAGcgtgggctgcagggctccctCGCCCTGCGCGTGTCCCCCTccagccgggccagggcaggctcagccccagcagagcccggctgagctgccttttgggagacaccccccccccccgccacggtCCCGCGGCTGAGCTCCAAGGGCCCTGCCTGAACGCAGGTGGCTCCCCTGCCTGCACGACATGCAGCCCTGGGGTGTTTGCAGGCCTCCAGCCTCCCTGCGCGTGAGCACGGCTGCCCCAGGGGATGGGAGCCAGCCAGGAGCAATTCCTGCCGCAGCTCCAGACCTTTGTGCCTCCTTGGCTCAGCTTGAGGCcctgggagaaaaaggaaacgGGAGGCTTcccattcccttcctcttccctaaCAACGTCCAgtgccctttcctcttc from Buteo buteo unplaced genomic scaffold, bButBut1.hap1.1 HAP1_SCAFFOLD_449, whole genome shotgun sequence includes:
- the LOC142028483 gene encoding feather keratin 3-like, whose protein sequence is MSCYDLCPPKTGVAVPQPIAESCNELCARQCPDSTAFIQPPPVVVTFPGPILSSFPQQAVVGSSGAPAFGGNLGLGGLYGAGATLGSGGLCTFGRPYASPACSPCALPRYSKKLWDTCGPC
- the LOC142028480 gene encoding feather keratin 3-like, yielding MTPVLGSRVFQAQLSRTKMSCYDLCPPKTGVAVPQPIAESCNELCARQCPDSTAFIQPPPVVVTFPGPILSSFPQQAVVGSSGAPAFGGNLGLGGLYGAGATLGSGGLCTFGRPYASPACSPCALPRYSKKLWDTCGPC